The proteins below come from a single Prochlorococcus marinus str. MIT 9215 genomic window:
- the ilvD gene encoding dihydroxy-acid dehydratase, which translates to MNKLRSSAITQGVQRSPNRSMLRAVGFNDEDFNKPIIGVANGYSTITPCNIGLNKLALKAEESIRRSGGMPQKFGTITVSDGISMGTEGMKYSLVSREVIADSIETACNAQSMDAVLAIGGCDKNMPGAMIAIARMNIPSIFIYGGTIKPGKLHGEDLTVVSAFEAVGQLTSGKINEKRLIEVEKNCIPGAGSCGGMFTANTMSAVIEVLGLSLPHSSTMAAEDLEKELSAEKSAEILVSAIKKNIRPLDLMTKKAFENAISVIMAVGGSTNAVLHILAIANTAGIDINIDDFERIRQKVPVICDLKPSGKFVTVDLHNAGGIPQVMKILLNAGLIHGECKNIEGKTITEYLQNIPDKPPSNQNVIRGIDYPLYKKGHLAILKGNLAKEGSVAKISGVKNPVLTGPAKIFESEEDCLKAILNNEIIAGDVVVVRNEGPVGGPGMREMLSPTSAIVGQGLGEKVALITDGRFSGGSYGLVVGHIAPEAAVGGNIALIKEGDLITVDAVKQLIEVDLSDEELEKRKNNWVKPKPKYKRGILSKYSKIVSTSSLGAVTDL; encoded by the coding sequence ATGAATAAACTTAGATCATCTGCTATTACCCAAGGTGTGCAAAGGTCACCTAACAGATCAATGTTAAGGGCAGTTGGTTTTAATGATGAAGATTTTAACAAACCTATTATTGGGGTTGCCAATGGTTACAGCACAATAACCCCATGCAATATAGGGTTAAATAAATTAGCTCTCAAAGCTGAAGAGTCAATTAGACGATCAGGGGGAATGCCTCAAAAATTCGGGACCATCACTGTAAGTGATGGCATTTCCATGGGAACAGAGGGGATGAAATATTCATTAGTTTCAAGAGAAGTAATAGCTGACTCGATTGAAACAGCATGTAATGCTCAAAGTATGGATGCAGTACTTGCTATAGGTGGATGCGATAAAAATATGCCTGGAGCAATGATAGCGATTGCGAGGATGAATATTCCCTCAATATTTATCTATGGAGGAACTATAAAACCAGGCAAATTACATGGGGAAGATCTTACGGTTGTTAGTGCGTTCGAAGCTGTTGGACAGTTAACATCAGGCAAAATTAATGAGAAAAGGTTAATCGAAGTTGAGAAAAATTGTATCCCTGGAGCTGGAAGCTGTGGGGGAATGTTTACGGCTAATACAATGTCTGCAGTAATAGAAGTGTTAGGTTTAAGCCTTCCACACAGTTCAACTATGGCTGCTGAAGATCTTGAAAAAGAACTAAGTGCAGAAAAAAGTGCTGAGATATTAGTATCTGCGATTAAAAAAAATATAAGACCATTAGACTTAATGACTAAAAAAGCATTTGAAAATGCAATATCAGTAATTATGGCCGTAGGAGGTTCAACGAATGCAGTATTACATATATTAGCAATAGCAAATACTGCAGGTATTGATATTAATATTGATGACTTTGAGAGGATAAGACAAAAAGTTCCTGTAATTTGTGACCTTAAGCCAAGTGGAAAATTTGTAACAGTTGATCTTCATAATGCAGGGGGAATTCCCCAAGTTATGAAAATACTCCTAAATGCAGGATTAATTCATGGGGAATGCAAAAACATTGAAGGCAAAACTATAACTGAATACTTACAAAACATTCCAGATAAGCCTCCTAGTAATCAAAATGTCATCCGAGGAATAGATTATCCCCTTTATAAAAAAGGGCATTTAGCAATTTTAAAAGGGAACCTGGCAAAGGAAGGTTCTGTAGCAAAAATTAGTGGAGTAAAAAATCCAGTTTTAACAGGTCCAGCAAAGATATTCGAGAGTGAAGAAGATTGTCTTAAAGCAATCTTAAATAACGAAATTATAGCTGGTGATGTTGTTGTTGTAAGAAATGAAGGTCCTGTCGGAGGTCCAGGGATGAGAGAAATGTTATCCCCAACATCAGCAATTGTTGGACAAGGACTTGGAGAAAAAGTGGCCTTAATTACTGATGGTAGGTTTAGCGGTGGCTCTTATGGTCTTGTTGTCGGGCATATAGCCCCTGAAGCAGCTGTCGGTGGAAACATTGCTCTAATAAAAGAAGGTGATTTGATTACAGTTGATGCTGTAAAGCAACTAATTGAGGTTGATTTATCTGACGAAGAATTAGAAAAAAGAAAAAATAATTGGGTAAAACCTAAACCTAAATATAAAAGAGGAATACTTTCAAAGTATTCGAAAATAGTAAGTACATCAAGTTTAGGGGCTGTTACTGATTTATAG
- a CDS encoding uracil phosphoribosyltransferase, producing MAMSLKVIVPPHPLIKHWLSILREKNTPNILYSTGYEQLGKWLTYEALRNWLPYKKEIVNTDNGDADGFFIDNDYPIKVIAMLPEGLSLWFGSKEVIPNATLSLGELPKSIDSNEGVIFYSEQITTKSSVLDTLIKLKELGVDSNRILLITPICTNKGLNEIAKLFPKQVIYTSCIDEEDDNTKLLIPGIGNPLLRLSTIFQD from the coding sequence ATGGCAATGTCACTAAAGGTTATTGTTCCTCCTCATCCGTTAATAAAACATTGGCTTTCAATATTGCGAGAAAAAAATACTCCAAATATTTTGTATTCTACAGGATATGAACAATTGGGAAAATGGCTTACATATGAAGCATTACGTAATTGGCTGCCATATAAAAAAGAAATAGTAAATACTGATAATGGGGACGCAGATGGGTTCTTTATTGATAATGATTATCCAATAAAAGTGATAGCAATGTTGCCCGAAGGGTTATCTCTTTGGTTTGGATCTAAAGAAGTAATTCCTAATGCGACACTCTCATTAGGAGAACTACCTAAGAGTATTGACTCAAACGAAGGGGTAATTTTTTATTCGGAACAAATAACTACAAAATCCTCAGTATTAGATACCTTAATAAAATTAAAGGAATTAGGAGTTGACTCTAATAGGATTTTATTAATAACTCCTATTTGCACAAATAAAGGGTTAAATGAAATCGCAAAATTATTCCCAAAACAGGTAATTTACACTTCATGTATTGATGAAGAAGACGATAATACAAAATTATTAATTCCTGGAATTGGGAATCCTTTATTGCGTTTAAGTACTATATTTCAAGATTAG
- a CDS encoding pentapeptide repeat-containing protein encodes MIKSIVFPSLKNALITLFFVGILFFNSVNSAWAKRPPEIRNQQDLNLEPDMHGQDLSGNEYVKFDMNGFNFSESNLEGAVFNNSKLQNSKFTGANLRDALAYATDFTDADLSDVNFTNALLMESNFEGAKIDGADFTDAVLSRTQQKQLCAIANGTNSSTGESTEYSLGC; translated from the coding sequence ATGATTAAATCAATTGTTTTCCCCTCTTTAAAGAATGCATTAATTACTTTGTTTTTCGTTGGAATTTTGTTTTTTAATTCTGTAAATTCTGCATGGGCTAAAAGACCTCCGGAGATTAGAAACCAACAAGACCTTAATTTAGAGCCAGATATGCATGGTCAAGATTTAAGCGGTAACGAATACGTTAAGTTTGATATGAATGGGTTTAATTTCAGTGAAAGTAATTTAGAAGGAGCGGTATTTAATAATAGTAAATTGCAAAACTCAAAGTTTACTGGAGCCAATTTAAGAGATGCACTAGCTTATGCAACAGACTTTACAGATGCAGATCTTTCGGATGTAAATTTTACAAATGCTTTATTAATGGAGAGTAATTTTGAAGGAGCAAAAATAGATGGTGCAGATTTTACTGATGCTGTTCTTAGTCGTACACAACAAAAACAATTATGCGCGATTGCTAATGGCACAAATAGTTCTACAGGAGAGAGTACAGAATATAGCCTAGGTTGTTAA
- a CDS encoding GTP-binding protein, with amino-acid sequence MKKKIPVIVVSGFLGSGKTTFLRYLLKETNKKFGLIINEFGDVGIDGDLIKNCDRCDETEEECVIELNNGCLCCTVQDDFVPSIKALLEFNPPIESIIIETSGLALPIPLIQALNWPEIRSSIYLDVVVGIVNGESMLNGSPINDLNKITKQYNDTVKIDHNASIEELFEEQLEVSDIVLVSRSDILNDHQFDLVKNKIKGTLNSFTPILKSKNGKIDLNYLFDFNFKKENYKEFLTEEHDHNHVELVSDSIKLNYFLEKNDFEKEMSKILDELNILRIKGRIWIPNKSLPLQIQIVGKKINTWFEEAPDNCWRPNDNAGLELVIISFDEKSIKILNKKIKEKFKILSEPKIAI; translated from the coding sequence ATGAAAAAAAAAATACCAGTAATAGTTGTTTCCGGTTTTCTTGGTTCAGGTAAAACAACTTTTCTTAGATATCTTTTAAAAGAGACTAATAAAAAATTCGGTTTAATAATCAATGAATTTGGTGATGTTGGAATTGACGGTGATTTGATTAAAAATTGCGATAGATGTGATGAAACTGAAGAGGAATGCGTAATCGAATTAAATAATGGATGTCTATGTTGTACTGTTCAAGATGATTTTGTACCATCAATTAAAGCTCTTCTCGAATTTAACCCTCCTATAGAATCAATAATTATTGAAACAAGTGGCTTAGCACTACCAATACCCTTAATTCAAGCACTTAACTGGCCTGAAATTAGGTCTTCCATCTATCTTGATGTTGTAGTTGGTATCGTTAATGGAGAGTCAATGCTTAATGGTTCACCAATTAATGATCTAAATAAAATAACAAAACAATATAATGATACAGTTAAAATTGATCATAACGCTTCTATTGAAGAACTTTTTGAGGAACAACTTGAAGTCTCTGATATCGTTTTAGTCTCTAGATCAGATATCTTAAATGATCATCAGTTTGATCTTGTAAAAAATAAAATCAAGGGAACTCTAAACTCATTTACACCAATACTTAAATCCAAGAATGGCAAAATTGATTTAAATTATCTATTTGATTTTAATTTTAAAAAAGAGAATTATAAAGAATTTTTAACGGAAGAACATGACCATAATCATGTTGAGCTTGTATCAGATTCAATTAAATTAAATTATTTCCTTGAAAAAAATGACTTTGAAAAAGAGATGTCAAAAATCTTGGATGAATTAAATATTCTTCGAATAAAAGGACGTATTTGGATCCCAAACAAATCATTGCCTTTACAAATACAAATAGTTGGGAAAAAAATTAATACTTGGTTTGAAGAGGCTCCAGACAATTGTTGGAGACCAAATGATAATGCTGGTCTTGAATTAGTAATAATTTCCTTTGATGAAAAATCGATAAAAATTTTGAATAAAAAAATTAAAGAGAAATTTAAGATTTTAAGTGAGCCAAAAATAGCAATTTGA
- a CDS encoding class I fructose-bisphosphate aldolase, whose amino-acid sequence MALNYYKNELKENAQLLASKGKGILAVDESTKTVGKRLAGIGVENTEDNRKAYRGMLFTTEGLGKYISGAILFEETLYQNHQDGESMVKKLNDLGIIPGIKVDKGLNPLPGGGDVETFCSGLDGLVERAAKYYEQGARFAKWRAVLQITNDGCPSKLSIQENAWGLARYARSVQESGLVPIIEPEILMDGDHTIEKTAEVQEEVIKQVYIACQANGVFLEGTLLKPSMTVNGADCPTKADPMKVAEMTIRTMERCVPASVPGIVFLSGGLSEEAASVYLNNMNTLYRKALWNVSFSYGRALQHSCLKAWKGSDVEGGQKALIARAQANSEAATGSYVAGSQPSSDEQLFVAGYTY is encoded by the coding sequence ATGGCATTAAATTACTACAAAAATGAGCTTAAGGAAAATGCTCAATTACTAGCTTCTAAAGGTAAAGGAATATTAGCGGTTGATGAATCAACCAAAACAGTAGGAAAAAGATTAGCTGGAATTGGGGTTGAGAATACTGAAGATAACAGGAAGGCATATAGAGGGATGCTTTTCACTACAGAAGGCCTTGGAAAGTACATAAGTGGAGCAATCCTCTTTGAAGAAACTCTGTATCAAAATCACCAAGATGGTGAGTCAATGGTTAAGAAATTAAACGATTTAGGTATTATTCCAGGTATTAAGGTTGATAAAGGTTTGAATCCACTTCCTGGAGGAGGAGATGTAGAAACATTTTGCTCTGGTCTGGATGGATTAGTCGAAAGAGCAGCAAAATATTATGAACAAGGTGCAAGATTTGCAAAGTGGAGAGCGGTTTTACAGATAACAAATGATGGTTGTCCTTCAAAATTATCCATACAGGAAAATGCATGGGGATTGGCAAGGTATGCGAGATCAGTTCAAGAATCTGGATTGGTACCAATTATTGAACCTGAAATTTTAATGGATGGTGATCATACCATTGAAAAGACTGCTGAAGTACAAGAAGAGGTGATTAAGCAGGTCTACATTGCTTGTCAGGCAAATGGAGTATTTCTAGAAGGAACACTTCTAAAACCTTCTATGACTGTCAATGGAGCAGATTGTCCAACAAAGGCTGATCCTATGAAAGTGGCTGAGATGACTATAAGAACTATGGAAAGATGCGTTCCTGCGTCTGTTCCTGGAATAGTATTCTTATCAGGAGGATTAAGCGAAGAAGCTGCTTCTGTTTATTTAAATAATATGAATACTCTTTATAGGAAAGCATTATGGAATGTTTCATTCTCCTATGGAAGAGCGCTACAGCACTCATGCTTGAAGGCTTGGAAGGGAAGTGATGTAGAAGGTGGCCAAAAAGCCTTAATAGCAAGAGCTCAAGCAAACTCCGAAGCTGCAACAGGATCTTATGTCGCAGGATCTCAGCCTTCATCTGATGAGCAGCTATTTGTTGCTGGATACACTTATTAA
- a CDS encoding Gfo/Idh/MocA family protein has protein sequence MNTKNKNLKIAIAGLGFGKKVHLEALKESLYLTPVAIYHYEKAQKSILEKETGLEFFHDWEDLVKSPEIDGIIIATPPESRFKLAKQALENNKNLLLEKPVSISSSEIEELQRISLINNLSVCVDFEYRAVPLFLQTKKLIDENILGDIHLVKLDWLMGSRSDPKRAWNWYSLEEKGGGVVGALGTHAFDMLNWFFGETIKVSGKLITSIKKRPLTNSSDLQDVTSEDVCLANIELSNYSSSLIPCQVSLSSISRNGRGFSLEIYGSEGSLTLKSENQKDYVHGFNLKYSNNENNIQNLTADSSFSFKKTWTDGRIAPVMRIQNLWAESIYNKTPIIPGLCEGLASHKICEAIRESSKSGLNIKI, from the coding sequence ATGAATACAAAAAATAAAAATTTAAAAATAGCCATTGCGGGATTAGGGTTTGGGAAAAAGGTTCATTTAGAAGCACTAAAAGAGTCTCTATATTTAACGCCTGTAGCTATTTATCATTATGAGAAAGCACAAAAATCGATTTTAGAAAAAGAAACGGGATTAGAATTTTTTCATGATTGGGAAGATTTAGTTAAATCTCCAGAAATTGATGGAATTATTATTGCTACCCCTCCTGAATCAAGATTTAAATTAGCAAAACAAGCGCTTGAGAATAATAAAAATTTGTTATTGGAAAAACCCGTTTCAATATCTTCCTCTGAGATTGAAGAGCTGCAGAGAATATCTTTGATTAATAACTTAAGCGTATGTGTTGATTTCGAATATAGAGCAGTTCCCCTTTTCCTTCAGACAAAAAAACTTATTGATGAAAATATCTTAGGAGATATACATTTAGTCAAATTAGATTGGTTAATGGGCAGCAGATCTGACCCTAAAAGAGCTTGGAATTGGTATTCTTTGGAGGAAAAAGGTGGAGGTGTTGTTGGCGCCTTAGGTACTCATGCATTCGATATGTTGAATTGGTTCTTTGGAGAAACCATAAAAGTATCTGGCAAGTTAATAACATCGATAAAAAAAAGACCTTTAACAAATTCATCTGATTTGCAGGATGTTACGAGCGAGGATGTTTGTCTAGCCAATATAGAATTATCAAACTACAGCTCGAGTCTTATTCCATGTCAGGTATCTTTATCATCGATTTCTAGAAACGGTAGAGGATTTAGTTTAGAAATATATGGAAGCGAAGGATCACTTACTCTTAAAAGCGAGAACCAAAAAGATTATGTACATGGTTTTAATTTGAAATATTCAAACAATGAAAATAACATCCAAAATCTAACTGCAGATTCGAGTTTTAGTTTTAAAAAAACATGGACTGATGGGAGGATAGCTCCAGTAATGAGAATTCAAAATTTATGGGCTGAGAGTATTTATAACAAAACACCCATCATTCCAGGCTTGTGTGAGGGACTTGCAAGTCATAAAATTTGTGAAGCTATAAGAGAGTCATCTAAAAGTGGATTGAATATTAAAATTTAG
- the purS gene encoding phosphoribosylformylglycinamidine synthase subunit PurS — MDQFAVKVFVRLRPSVLDPAGEATKSASIKLGAEGIKSLRIGKMIELKIEGNDENQVREKIDLLCSRLFANTVIEDYEYSLEKL, encoded by the coding sequence TTGGACCAATTTGCTGTAAAAGTTTTTGTAAGACTAAGACCTTCAGTTTTAGATCCAGCAGGCGAAGCTACCAAATCTGCTTCTATAAAACTTGGAGCCGAGGGAATAAAATCATTACGTATAGGTAAAATGATTGAATTAAAAATAGAAGGTAATGATGAAAACCAAGTAAGAGAAAAAATTGATTTATTGTGTAGTAGGTTATTCGCAAATACTGTAATTGAAGATTATGAGTATTCACTAGAAAAATTATAA
- the leuB gene encoding 3-isopropylmalate dehydrogenase: MKKHKIVLLSGDGIGPEISEVSKKVLKKISNNHNFDIEIIEKLFGGIAYERYGTPAPDETLDQCKKSDAVLLACVGDIKYDSLARELRPESGLLKLRSALNLFANIRPVKIRKSLLDASTLKKEIVEHVDLIVVRELIGGIYFGKPRGHITNTKIPKAFNTMVYDSAEIERITEIAIKIANQRNKKICSVDKSNVLEVSQLWRDTVLNVTSKDKNISLSNMYVDNAAMQLVRDPGQFDVILTSNLFGDILSDLAAMLTGSIGMLPSASLNNDGPGVFEPVHGSAPDIAGKNMANPIAMLLSASMMLKIGLNEEKAAENLETAIDKVLSNGFRTADLADGSSEVLSCSEIGDKILDEI, from the coding sequence ATGAAGAAACATAAGATTGTTTTATTATCGGGAGACGGAATTGGACCAGAGATTTCAGAAGTTTCAAAAAAAGTTTTAAAAAAGATTTCAAATAATCATAATTTTGATATTGAGATTATTGAAAAATTATTTGGAGGGATAGCTTATGAAAGATATGGGACTCCTGCTCCAGATGAGACCCTAGATCAATGCAAAAAAAGTGATGCTGTACTTTTAGCATGCGTGGGAGATATTAAATATGACTCTCTTGCAAGAGAATTAAGGCCAGAAAGTGGGTTACTAAAGTTAAGATCTGCTCTAAACCTTTTTGCAAATATCAGGCCTGTCAAAATAAGAAAATCTCTACTAGATGCAAGTACATTAAAAAAAGAAATCGTTGAGCATGTAGATCTTATCGTTGTAAGAGAATTAATAGGTGGAATTTATTTTGGAAAACCAAGAGGACATATAACAAATACAAAAATCCCAAAAGCTTTCAATACGATGGTTTATGATTCGGCTGAAATAGAGAGAATAACTGAAATAGCAATAAAAATTGCTAACCAAAGAAATAAAAAAATATGTTCTGTTGATAAATCAAACGTTCTTGAGGTTAGTCAATTGTGGAGAGATACAGTTTTAAATGTCACCTCAAAAGATAAAAATATATCTCTAAGCAATATGTACGTTGATAATGCAGCAATGCAATTAGTTAGAGATCCTGGTCAATTTGATGTAATTTTAACTAGTAATTTATTTGGAGATATATTAAGCGATTTAGCCGCAATGTTAACTGGTTCTATTGGTATGCTTCCATCTGCTTCTCTAAACAATGATGGACCAGGCGTTTTTGAACCTGTTCATGGTTCGGCTCCTGATATCGCTGGTAAAAACATGGCAAATCCTATTGCGATGCTTTTATCCGCTTCCATGATGTTAAAAATTGGATTAAATGAAGAGAAAGCAGCAGAAAATTTAGAAACTGCTATCGATAAAGTTTTATCAAACGGATTTAGAACAGCCGATTTAGCTGATGGTTCTTCTGAAGTTTTATCTTGCAGTGAAATTGGAGATAAAATATTAGATGAAATCTAA
- the purQ gene encoding phosphoribosylformylglycinamidine synthase subunit PurQ, with the protein MDNFTVGVVVFPGSNCDRDVSWALEGCLDIRTKYLWHESSDLNDVDAIVLPGGFSYGDYLRCGAIARFSPLINALDDFVKSGKRVLGICNGFQILTESGFLPGALTSNKNLNFICDDVELDIVSSKGGWFDNKNEKQTIKLPIAHGEGRYHCDSDTLKKLVDNELIALRYKSNPNGSSFDIAGITNEQGNVLGLMPHPERACDEVIGGTDGLFTLKSLIMK; encoded by the coding sequence ATGGATAATTTTACTGTAGGAGTTGTTGTCTTCCCTGGTTCTAATTGTGATCGTGATGTCTCATGGGCACTGGAGGGTTGTTTAGATATAAGAACAAAATACTTGTGGCATGAGTCTTCAGATTTAAATGATGTAGATGCAATAGTTTTACCTGGAGGATTTAGCTATGGTGATTATTTAAGATGCGGTGCAATTGCAAGATTCTCTCCATTAATAAATGCCTTGGATGATTTTGTTAAAAGCGGAAAAAGAGTTTTAGGAATTTGTAATGGGTTTCAAATTTTGACAGAATCAGGCTTTTTGCCTGGCGCCCTTACTTCAAATAAAAACCTTAATTTCATCTGTGATGATGTTGAACTAGATATCGTTTCTTCAAAAGGAGGATGGTTTGATAACAAAAATGAAAAACAAACTATTAAGTTGCCAATAGCGCATGGGGAAGGAAGATATCATTGTGATTCTGATACTTTAAAAAAACTTGTAGATAATGAATTGATCGCTTTGAGATATAAAAGTAATCCTAATGGATCTTCATTCGATATCGCAGGCATAACAAACGAACAGGGCAATGTTTTGGGTTTAATGCCTCACCCAGAGCGAGCTTGTGATGAGGTAATTGGAGGGACTGATGGTCTCTTTACATTAAAATCATTGATAATGAAATAA
- a CDS encoding phosphoribulokinase, which yields MSKRHPVVAVTGSSGAGTSTVKRAFEHIFAREDIVPAVVEGDSYHRFERMPMKKAMAEALSKGENFSHFGPEANLFDKLEELFKIYGETGGGKKRYYLHSPEEAEEHNSRLGTSLEPGQFTPWEDIPKGTDVLFYEGLHGGVEGDGYNVASYADLLVGVVPITNLEWIQKIHRDNAERGYSAETIVDTILRRMPDYINHICPQFSKTDINFQRIPTIDTSNPFICRNIPTPDESFVIIHFRKGAREKWGIDFQYLLGMIHDSFMSSPTSIVVNGGKMGFAMELILTPIIHKMIEEKNKG from the coding sequence ATGTCAAAACGTCATCCAGTAGTCGCTGTAACAGGATCTTCAGGAGCAGGAACAAGTACAGTAAAAAGAGCCTTTGAGCATATTTTTGCCAGAGAAGATATTGTTCCCGCAGTTGTAGAAGGTGATAGTTACCACAGGTTTGAGAGAATGCCTATGAAAAAAGCTATGGCAGAGGCTCTTTCTAAAGGTGAAAATTTTTCTCACTTTGGCCCAGAGGCTAATCTTTTTGACAAGCTAGAAGAACTTTTTAAAATCTATGGTGAAACTGGGGGAGGGAAGAAAAGATATTATCTACATAGTCCTGAAGAAGCTGAAGAACATAATTCAAGACTTGGTACATCATTAGAACCAGGGCAATTTACTCCATGGGAAGATATTCCTAAGGGAACAGACGTACTTTTTTATGAAGGGTTACATGGCGGTGTGGAAGGTGATGGATACAATGTGGCATCTTATGCTGATTTACTTGTTGGCGTTGTTCCGATAACAAATTTAGAGTGGATTCAAAAAATCCATAGAGATAATGCAGAGAGAGGTTACTCAGCTGAAACCATTGTGGATACAATATTAAGAAGAATGCCTGATTATATAAATCATATTTGTCCACAATTCAGTAAAACCGATATTAATTTCCAAAGAATTCCCACAATTGACACTTCCAATCCTTTCATATGCAGGAATATTCCAACCCCTGACGAGAGCTTTGTGATCATACATTTCAGAAAAGGAGCAAGAGAGAAATGGGGTATTGATTTTCAATACTTGCTAGGAATGATTCACGATTCATTCATGTCTAGCCCTACCAGCATTGTTGTAAATGGTGGGAAAATGGGTTTCGCAATGGAACTTATTCTTACTCCAATAATTCATAAAATGATTGAGGAGAAGAATAAAGGATAA
- the accD gene encoding acetyl-CoA carboxylase, carboxyltransferase subunit beta encodes MSLIDWFAARRKDQFVGKVSQDTDEGDGLWVKCSECSQVAYRKDLISNFNVCSNCNHHNRINSDERINIVADKDSFKEFDSSLSPTDPLGFKDRRSYADRIKDSQTSTGLRDGVITGFCSVNSMPLALAVMDFRFMGGSMGSVVGEKITRIIERATKKNYPILIVCASGGARMQEGMLSLMQMAKISGALKKHKEKNLLYMPLLTHPTTGGVTASFAMLGDLILAEPKALIGFAGRRVIEQTLREKLPDNFQTAEYLLEHGFVDVIVKRRELKTTLTKILKIHGVNELVEANI; translated from the coding sequence GTGTCATTAATCGACTGGTTCGCTGCAAGGCGTAAAGATCAATTTGTTGGAAAAGTTTCGCAAGATACTGACGAGGGAGATGGTTTATGGGTTAAATGTTCAGAATGTTCTCAAGTAGCCTATAGAAAAGACCTAATTTCAAATTTCAATGTTTGTAGTAATTGTAATCACCACAATAGAATTAATAGTGATGAAAGGATAAATATAGTAGCTGATAAAGATTCATTCAAAGAGTTTGATAGTTCACTAAGTCCTACAGATCCTTTAGGTTTTAAAGATAGAAGGTCTTATGCTGATCGGATTAAAGACAGTCAAACAAGCACAGGTTTAAGAGATGGTGTCATAACAGGTTTTTGCTCTGTAAATTCTATGCCTTTAGCACTAGCTGTTATGGATTTTAGATTTATGGGAGGATCCATGGGTTCAGTAGTTGGTGAAAAAATTACAAGAATTATTGAGAGAGCAACTAAAAAAAATTACCCAATTCTTATTGTTTGCGCATCAGGTGGGGCAAGGATGCAAGAAGGTATGTTAAGTCTCATGCAAATGGCAAAAATATCAGGAGCACTTAAAAAGCATAAAGAAAAAAATCTTCTATATATGCCATTACTAACGCATCCAACCACTGGAGGTGTAACAGCAAGCTTTGCGATGCTAGGTGATTTAATTTTAGCGGAACCTAAAGCACTTATTGGATTTGCAGGAAGAAGGGTTATTGAACAAACATTAAGAGAAAAATTACCCGATAATTTTCAAACCGCTGAATATCTTCTTGAGCATGGTTTTGTAGATGTAATAGTGAAAAGGAGAGAACTAAAGACTACTTTGACTAAAATTTTAAAAATCCACGGTGTAAATGAACTTGTAGAAGCAAATATATAA